In one window of Pseudomonas sp. IAC-BECa141 DNA:
- a CDS encoding sensor domain-containing diguanylate cyclase, whose translation MTQLWIGFAIVVVLMVVIAVLIRRVHELRQQLAEYRELLTRAAEGQNIHQDGDADRFKRSQYFARIGTWDWEVDTDRLYWSDAIFGMFGFKIGEVTPSYALFCSCVHPDDRAKVRAGELRCLETGENHDEEYRVVWPDGTIRWLRETGNVVRNDHDAVIKMMGVVRDITEEKASASYLQHLAHFDPLTGLPNRLVLEERLSEALEHARVTETRVALVFIDLNGFKAINDRYGHAAGDRVLITTATRLKRILRVSDTVARIGGDEFVVILQGLAPGLNLQDEARSICQKIFIELSPPIPIGNDQRHIGTSLGVAVFPDHAPTMDRLLHIADLAMYEAKRSGNNQYRLGGGQLLSHGRVD comes from the coding sequence ATGACTCAACTCTGGATCGGCTTTGCCATTGTCGTTGTGCTGATGGTCGTGATCGCCGTTCTGATCCGCCGAGTGCACGAACTTCGTCAGCAACTCGCCGAGTATCGCGAACTGCTCACCCGTGCGGCCGAAGGACAGAACATTCACCAGGATGGCGACGCCGACCGCTTCAAGCGCAGCCAGTATTTCGCCCGGATCGGCACCTGGGACTGGGAGGTCGACACCGACCGGCTCTACTGGTCGGATGCGATCTTCGGCATGTTCGGGTTCAAGATCGGCGAGGTGACACCCTCCTACGCCCTGTTTTGCTCGTGCGTGCACCCCGATGATCGCGCCAAGGTGCGCGCCGGAGAATTGCGCTGTCTGGAAACCGGTGAAAACCACGATGAGGAATACCGCGTGGTCTGGCCCGACGGCACGATTCGCTGGCTGCGGGAAACCGGCAACGTGGTACGCAACGATCACGACGCGGTGATCAAGATGATGGGCGTGGTGCGCGACATTACCGAAGAAAAGGCTTCGGCCAGCTATCTCCAGCATCTGGCCCATTTCGATCCGCTGACCGGTCTGCCGAATCGGCTGGTGCTGGAAGAACGGCTATCGGAAGCACTCGAACATGCCCGCGTGACCGAGACGCGGGTGGCGCTGGTGTTCATCGATCTCAACGGCTTCAAAGCAATCAACGACCGCTACGGTCACGCCGCCGGCGACCGCGTTTTGATCACTACCGCCACTCGCCTGAAACGCATCCTGCGAGTCAGCGACACCGTCGCGCGGATCGGCGGCGATGAATTCGTGGTCATCCTGCAAGGCCTCGCCCCCGGCCTGAACCTGCAGGACGAAGCCCGCAGCATCTGCCAGAAAATCTTCATCGAATTGTCCCCACCCATTCCGATCGGCAACGACCAACGCCACATCGGCACCAGCCTCGGCGTCGCCGTATTCCCCGACCACGCGCCGACCATGGATCGCTTGCTGCACATTGCCGATCTGGCGATGTATGAGGCCAAGCGCAGCGGGAACAATCAATATCGGTTGGGTGGCGGACAGTTGCTGAGTCATGGCCGGGTTGATTGA
- a CDS encoding RcnB family protein — translation MNNKTLIASLALVAGIAGISPLVQAAQTSNDTVEQSPTGKRELNVNDRAPDIYQRSEKAIKNWKQKGLKQPEPQAQWVQINDKYVMVMITNGTIVAIQPVEK, via the coding sequence ATGAACAACAAGACCCTAATCGCCAGCCTGGCCCTCGTCGCCGGCATCGCCGGGATCAGCCCCCTCGTTCAAGCGGCGCAAACCTCGAACGATACTGTCGAACAATCACCGACCGGCAAACGCGAACTGAACGTCAACGACCGCGCCCCGGATATCTACCAGCGCAGCGAAAAAGCCATCAAAAACTGGAAACAGAAAGGCCTCAAGCAACCAGAGCCGCAGGCGCAGTGGGTGCAGATCAACGATAAATACGTGATGGTGATGATTACCAACGGGACGATTGTGGCGATTCAGCCGGTCGAGAAATAG
- a CDS encoding DUF6124 family protein, with translation MFKYVPDPPEKDAPNESDPTSPYSSTDSKKLHEAAERALDHYLKPTAPKQHCPGRMFLIAPHIDQHALLAHACESMASASVMLNDFAALLDPPYRSTVLGIAQVVMCGELAVNRALDTLDATT, from the coding sequence ATGTTCAAATACGTACCCGATCCACCCGAAAAAGACGCTCCCAACGAGTCCGACCCGACTTCGCCCTACTCGTCCACCGACTCAAAGAAACTCCACGAAGCCGCCGAGCGCGCTCTCGACCACTACCTGAAACCCACCGCCCCGAAACAGCACTGCCCCGGCCGCATGTTCCTCATCGCCCCCCACATCGATCAACATGCCTTGCTGGCCCACGCCTGCGAATCGATGGCCTCGGCCAGCGTGATGCTCAACGACTTCGCCGCGCTGTTGGACCCGCCCTACCGCAGCACCGTGCTGGGCATCGCCCAAGTGGTGATGTGTGGCGAACTGGCGGTCAATCGGGCGCTGGACACTCTCGATGCCACGACCTGA
- the dmeF gene encoding CDF family Co(II)/Ni(II) efflux transporter DmeF yields MTLKVDDFSHDHQFLGASHDENARRTLWVVVLTFVMMIGEIAAGYLTGSMALLADGFHMATHAGALGIAAAAYGFARRNANNRRYSFGTGKVGDLAGFASAMVLGLVSLGIAGESVFRLFQPTSVAFGEATLIAVVGLGVNLLSAFLLAGHHSHHDHGHSHDHSHDHGHHHHHDNNLRSAYMHVLADALTSVLAIAALLAGRYLGWVWMDPVMGIVGSVVIAKWAWNLMRDSAAVLLDTTDEPVAEEIRELLETSDDVRISDLHVWQVGPQARAAIVSVVAAAGVTAEAIRERLAPVHELSHLTIELRNA; encoded by the coding sequence ATGACCCTCAAGGTTGATGACTTTTCCCACGACCACCAGTTTCTCGGTGCTTCCCACGATGAAAACGCCCGCCGCACGCTCTGGGTGGTGGTTCTGACCTTCGTGATGATGATCGGCGAGATTGCCGCCGGTTATCTCACCGGTTCGATGGCATTGCTGGCCGACGGTTTCCACATGGCGACTCACGCCGGCGCCTTGGGCATCGCGGCGGCGGCCTACGGTTTTGCCCGGCGCAACGCCAACAACCGGCGCTACAGTTTCGGCACCGGCAAGGTCGGCGATCTGGCGGGTTTTGCCTCGGCGATGGTGCTGGGGCTGGTGTCGCTGGGGATTGCCGGGGAATCGGTTTTCCGTCTGTTCCAGCCGACCAGCGTGGCGTTCGGCGAAGCCACCTTGATCGCCGTGGTCGGACTGGGCGTCAACCTGCTCAGCGCGTTTTTGCTGGCCGGCCATCACAGCCATCATGACCACGGCCATAGTCACGACCACAGCCATGATCACGGTCATCATCACCATCACGACAACAACCTGCGATCAGCCTACATGCACGTACTGGCAGACGCGTTGACCTCGGTGCTGGCGATTGCCGCGCTGCTGGCCGGTCGCTATCTGGGCTGGGTGTGGATGGATCCGGTGATGGGCATTGTCGGTTCCGTCGTCATCGCCAAATGGGCCTGGAACCTGATGCGCGACAGCGCCGCCGTGCTGCTCGATACCACCGATGAGCCGGTGGCCGAGGAGATCCGCGAACTGCTGGAAACCTCCGATGACGTACGCATCAGCGATTTGCACGTCTGGCAGGTCGGCCCGCAGGCGCGGGCGGCGATTGTCAGCGTAGTCGCGGCGGCTGGCGTGACTGCTGAAGCGATTCGCGAGCGTCTGGCACCGGTGCATGAGTTGTCGCACCTGACGATCGAATTACGCAACGCCTAA
- a CDS encoding type II toxin-antitoxin system RelE/ParE family toxin, which translates to MPRHKDVVFVGSALKDLRAFPLDARRAAGFQLDLLQQGDEPFDWRPMKTVGRGVNEIRITEDSGAFRVFYVVNRPDAIYVLHALQKTTRKTETRDIELARARYQEIG; encoded by the coding sequence ATGCCAAGACACAAGGACGTGGTGTTTGTCGGGAGTGCGCTCAAGGATTTGAGAGCTTTTCCCCTCGATGCTCGCAGAGCTGCAGGATTCCAACTGGATCTGTTGCAACAGGGCGACGAACCCTTTGACTGGCGCCCCATGAAAACAGTCGGGCGGGGCGTCAATGAAATCAGAATCACCGAGGATTCAGGGGCGTTTCGAGTGTTTTATGTGGTCAACCGGCCTGACGCGATTTATGTGCTGCACGCCCTGCAAAAGACCACGCGCAAAACCGAGACGCGAGACATAGAACTGGCACGGGCCAGATACCAGGAAATAGGTTGA
- a CDS encoding helix-turn-helix domain-containing protein, with product MTDHQNSSQRFSSVWDALEDTPQEAANLRLRAKLMRTLCETIRAWELPQKEAAKRLGITQPRLNDVLNGKIDKFSLDALVNLSAAAQLDVDLCFSSSPPLQWA from the coding sequence ATGACGGATCATCAAAACTCTTCCCAGCGTTTCTCAAGCGTCTGGGATGCACTGGAAGACACGCCGCAGGAAGCGGCCAACTTGCGCCTGCGGGCCAAGCTGATGCGCACGCTGTGCGAAACGATTCGTGCCTGGGAGCTTCCGCAGAAGGAGGCGGCCAAGCGTCTTGGCATCACCCAGCCGCGCCTCAACGACGTACTCAACGGCAAAATCGACAAATTCTCTCTCGATGCGCTGGTCAACCTGTCGGCCGCCGCGCAACTGGACGTAGACCTCTGCTTCTCGTCGTCCCCGCCACTGCAATGGGCCTGA
- a CDS encoding FKBP-type peptidyl-prolyl cis-trans isomerase yields MNDELQIIDLQPGDGKAAVKGALITTQYTGWLEDGTEFDSSWSRGKPFQCVIGTGRVIKGWDQGIMGMQVGGKRKLLVPAHLGYGERTMGKIPPNSNLVFEIELLEVLTRED; encoded by the coding sequence ATGAATGACGAACTGCAGATAATCGATCTTCAGCCCGGTGACGGAAAAGCCGCCGTCAAAGGCGCGTTGATCACCACCCAGTACACCGGTTGGCTGGAAGACGGCACCGAATTCGATTCGTCCTGGAGCCGGGGCAAGCCGTTTCAGTGTGTGATCGGTACGGGCCGGGTCATCAAGGGTTGGGATCAAGGGATCATGGGCATGCAGGTGGGCGGCAAGCGCAAGCTGCTGGTGCCGGCGCATCTGGGTTATGGCGAGCGGACGATGGGCAAGATTCCGCCTAATTCGAATCTGGTGTTTGAGATTGAGTTGCTGGAGGTTTTGACGCGGGAGGATTGA
- a CDS encoding metal/formaldehyde-sensitive transcriptional repressor, whose amino-acid sequence MSHTHEHKGELLNRVRRIAGQVQAVEKALESEADCAKTLHLMAAVRGAINGLMEQFIEAHAREHVARPDLSDEARAQGVEELLLAIRRYSK is encoded by the coding sequence ATGTCGCACACACACGAACACAAAGGCGAGTTGCTTAACCGCGTCCGGCGCATTGCCGGGCAGGTTCAGGCTGTCGAAAAAGCGCTGGAGTCCGAGGCCGATTGTGCCAAGACGTTGCACTTGATGGCGGCGGTTCGCGGGGCGATCAACGGCCTGATGGAGCAGTTCATCGAGGCCCACGCCCGCGAGCATGTCGCCCGTCCCGACCTCAGCGACGAGGCCCGCGCCCAAGGCGTGGAAGAGTTGTTGCTGGCCATCCGCCGATATTCCAAGTGA